Below is a genomic region from Chromatiaceae bacterium.
GGGATCCAGGAGTCGCATGGCCTTCAGTTGAGCGATCGCCTTCTCGACGTTCGTCCAGGCGGCATTCTGGGTGAGTACCGCACCTACCATCACCTCGAACGGTGAATCGGCCGGCCACCAGGGTTGCTCACCGTACGCAGTGCGCAGCGCCGCGTACAGACCTTGCAACAGGGGCGCCGGCGGGCTGAAACGCTTTCCGGGTCGCCGACCAGTTACCGTTTGCGGCGGGTTTTCCACGGCGACCCCGCGGCTTTGGCTGGCGCCTTCGTTGGTTTCGCGACCAGACTCCCCCAGGGGCGATCCTGTTTGAGCCCCACGGACTGCAACAACACCCGGCGTTCCTCGGGTGTCAACTCGCGCCATTGCCCGGCCTTGACGCTGCTGTCGAGCACGACAGGGCCATAGCGCACGCGTTTTAGGCGCGACACAGTGACCCCCACCGCCTCCCAGAGACGACGGACCTCGCGCTTGCGACCCTCCATGATCACCAAGTGAAACCAACGGTTGCTGCCCTCGCCGCCCGCGTCTACGACGTCTTCGAAACGCGCCGGCCCGTCCTCGAGTTCCACGCCATTGACCAGGCGCTTGACCATCTCGGGCGTGACCTCGCCGTTCACCCTTACCGCATACTCGCGTTCGATCTGCGTGCGCGGGTGCATCAAGCGATTGGCCAGTTCGCCATCGTTCGAGAACAACAGCAACCCGGCGCTGTTGACATCGAGGCGGCCGACGGCGATCCAGCGGCCGGAAGGCAGTCGCGGCAGGTGGTCGAAAACCGTTTCGCGTCCCTCTGGATCGCGACGCGTGACCAGTTCGCCCTCGCGCTTGTTGTAGATAATGGCGTAGCGTTGGTTGATCTGCAGGCGCTTGCTGCCGACCGGCTTGCCGTCCACCTCGATACGGTCGTCAGCGCAAGCGCGATCGCCGAGGTGTGCGATCTTCCCATTGACCTTTACCCGACCCTCGCTGATCAGGGTCTCAAGCTGACGGCGTGAGCCAAGTCCGGCGTTCGCCAGCAGCTTCTGCAGGCGTTCACCCGGCGCCGACGTCGCGTTCATCGCGGCTCGGGCACCACGTCGGCGGCGACCCGGTCCGTCCAGTCGGACTCGATATCCGCACTCTCACCGGCATCGGCCGCCACCGCCGCGGGGTCATCGGGGCCAGCCGCGTCTTCGTCGCCGACCGGGCGCGACGTCTCCGGGTCTTGCGACTCGGCTGCGAGATCGGTTTCGACGGCCGCCGCGGCCTCTTTGCCAGGTGCTTCCGACGCCTCCAATGCCTCCGCCGCGCCGTGCGTATCTGCAGCACCCTCTTGCGCTTCGCTGGCGTCGCCCGCAGGCACCTCATCGCCGACCTGCTGCGATTCGCCGGCCGCCTCGGGATCGCCGAGATCCAGTTCGCGGTTGATCTCGTCCAGGTCCCGCAGTTCGGCCAGGGTCGGCAGCTCGTCCAGCGATTTGAGACCGAAATAGTCGAGGAAGTCGCGCGTGGTGCCGTATAGCGAGGGCCTGCCAGGCACATCGCGATGACCGACGACCCGCACCCATTCGCGCTCCATCAGCGTCTTGATGATGTTGGTACTGACCGACACGCCCCGGATGTCCTCGATTTCGCCACGCGTGATCGGTTGCCGGTAGGCGATCAGCGCGAGGGTCTCGAGCAGCGCCCGCGAGTAACGTGCCGGCCGCTCTTCCCACAACCGCGAGACCCAGGGGGAGCAGTTCTCGCGCACCTGGATGCGCCAACCGCTCGCGACCTCGGCGACCTCGATCCCGCGCCCCGCATAGTCGCTGGACAGCTCCTCGAGCGCGGCACGCAGCTGGTTCCTGTCCGGGCACTCGATCTCGGGAAACAGCGCCTGGATCGCCTCGATGGACAAAGGCCTGCCGGCGGCCAGCAGCGCCGCTTCGACGATGTTCTTCAGTTCAGTCGTTTCCGCCATGCTCACCCCCCGCGCGCCCTGACGTGGATCGGCGCGAACGATTCCGCCTGCACCAGTTCGATCAGCTGCTGCTTGATCAGTTCGAGGACCGCCATGAACGTCACCACGACACCCGCCCGACCTTCGCCTACATCGAACAGGTCGGTGAACTGGGTGAACCGGTCGCCGGCGACCGATTCCAGCACGCGGCTCATGCGTTCGCGCAGCGACAAGGGCTCGCGGCTCACGTGGTGACTGCTGAACAGATCCGCGCGATGCAGTACGTCTTTCAGCGCCAGCAGGACCTCTTTGAGATCCACGTCAGGCGGGGTCTGATCGACGTGCTTGTATGGTACGGCAACACTGACCGGAAACACGTCGCGCCCGAGCTGCGACAACTCGCCGATATCCTCGGCGGCCTGTTTGAAGCGTTCATACTCCTGCAAGCGGCGGATCAGTTCTGCACGCGGGTCGTGCTCGTCGTCTTCGGCGGTCTCCACCCGCGGCAGCAGCATGCGCGACTTGATCTCGGCGAGCATCGCGGCCATCACGAGGTATTCGGCCGCCAGCTCGAAACGCAACTCCTGCATCATCTCGATGTATTCCATGTATTGCCGAGTGATATCGGCAATCGGAATGTCCAGGATGTCGAGGTTCTGGCGTCGGATCAGGTACAGCAGCAGATCCAGCGGTCCCTCGAACGCATCGAGAAACACCTCGAGTGCGTCAGGCGGGATATAGAGGTCCTTCGGCAGCGTGTACTGAGGTTGCCCCTGGACGACCGCGAAGGGCATCTCCTGCTGCTGCGGAGAGACGGCTTCGGCCGGCGCTTCAGACACGGTGGCTTCCACGCGGCTCAGTAGTCGAGCGACATGGCATGGCGCACCTCTTCCATGGTCTCGCGCGCCACCTCGCGCGCATGCTCGCAGCCCTCGTTGAGGATGTTGTGCACCAGGTCCGGTTGCTCGGCGTATTCGCGACCACGCTCCTGAATCGGCTTGAGTTCCGCGAGCACCGCGTCGATCACCGGTTGCTTGCACTCGATGCAACCGATCGACGCCGATCGACACCCCTTCTGGACCCAGTCCATGACACCCTGATCCGAGTAGACCTGATGGAATTGCCAGACCGGACAAACCTCCGGATTTCCAGGATCCGTCCGCCGCACCCGCGCCGGGTCGGTCGGCATGGTGCGCAGCTGTCTGTCGACCAGTTCCGGCGCCGCGTCCAGTGGGATCGTATTGCCGTACGACTTGGACATCTTCTGGCCGTCCAGACCGGGCATCTTCGACGCCTTTGTCAGCAATGGCTGAGGCTCCGGCAGGATCACCATGCCGCCGCCCTCGAGATAACCGAACAGGCGGTCGCGGTCGGCGATCCCGATGTTCTGTTGCGAGTCGAGCAGCGCGCGCGCCGCGGCCAGCGCATCGTCGTCGCCCTGCTCCTGATAGGCGCGCCGATAACTGTTGTACAGCTTGGCGTTCTTCTTGCCCATCTTCTTGATCGCCTGCTCGGCCTTTTCCTCGAAATCGGGTTCGCGTCCGTAGATGTGATTGAAACGACGGGCGATCTCGCGGGTCAGTTCCACATGCACGACCTGATCGTC
It encodes:
- a CDS encoding segregation/condensation protein A gives rise to the protein MPFAVVQGQPQYTLPKDLYIPPDALEVFLDAFEGPLDLLLYLIRRQNLDILDIPIADITRQYMEYIEMMQELRFELAAEYLVMAAMLAEIKSRMLLPRVETAEDDEHDPRAELIRRLQEYERFKQAAEDIGELSQLGRDVFPVSVAVPYKHVDQTPPDVDLKEVLLALKDVLHRADLFSSHHVSREPLSLRERMSRVLESVAGDRFTQFTDLFDVGEGRAGVVVTFMAVLELIKQQLIELVQAESFAPIHVRARGG
- a CDS encoding tryptophan--tRNA ligase, translating into MPAVAAQHARVLSGMRPTGRLHLGHYHGVLKNWVELQHEYQCFFFVADWHALTTHYDDPGMIPQSTWDMVIDWLAAGVNPGEATLFVQSRVPEHAELHLLLSMITPLGWLERVPTYKDQQDKLKEKDLSTYGFLGYPLLQSADILVYRAGLVPVGDDQVVHVELTREIARRFNHIYGREPDFEEKAEQAIKKMGKKNAKLYNSYRRAYQEQGDDDALAAARALLDSQQNIGIADRDRLFGYLEGGGMVILPEPQPLLTKASKMPGLDGQKMSKSYGNTIPLDAAPELVDRQLRTMPTDPARVRRTDPGNPEVCPVWQFHQVYSDQGVMDWVQKGCRSASIGCIECKQPVIDAVLAELKPIQERGREYAEQPDLVHNILNEGCEHAREVARETMEEVRHAMSLDY
- a CDS encoding rRNA pseudouridine synthase; this translates as MNATSAPGERLQKLLANAGLGSRRQLETLISEGRVKVNGKIAHLGDRACADDRIEVDGKPVGSKRLQINQRYAIIYNKREGELVTRRDPEGRETVFDHLPRLPSGRWIAVGRLDVNSAGLLLFSNDGELANRLMHPRTQIEREYAVRVNGEVTPEMVKRLVNGVELEDGPARFEDVVDAGGEGSNRWFHLVIMEGRKREVRRLWEAVGVTVSRLKRVRYGPVVLDSSVKAGQWRELTPEERRVLLQSVGLKQDRPWGSLVAKPTKAPAKAAGSPWKTRRKR
- the scpB gene encoding SMC-Scp complex subunit ScpB — translated: MAETTELKNIVEAALLAAGRPLSIEAIQALFPEIECPDRNQLRAALEELSSDYAGRGIEVAEVASGWRIQVRENCSPWVSRLWEERPARYSRALLETLALIAYRQPITRGEIEDIRGVSVSTNIIKTLMEREWVRVVGHRDVPGRPSLYGTTRDFLDYFGLKSLDELPTLAELRDLDEINRELDLGDPEAAGESQQVGDEVPAGDASEAQEGAADTHGAAEALEASEAPGKEAAAAVETDLAAESQDPETSRPVGDEDAAGPDDPAAVAADAGESADIESDWTDRVAADVVPEPR